The DNA region AAGGGCGGAAAAAGATATCCGTCAACGGATCAAACCACATATGCATCGTAATGATTTTGGTGGAAACAATACCCGGATCAGCTGCATTGACAATAATTCCTTTTTCTTTCACCTTCTTCGATAGAGCTATTGTAAACAGAGTCAATGCCAACTTCGTATTACTATAAATTGGAATACGCCAGAAAGCACCTTTCTTTCCACGCAAAAAGAAGTCAGGAAAATCCAGTTTACCAATGGCATAAGTACAGGACACCATATTTACAATCCGGCTTCCCTTTCCCATCAATGGTAGCAATTTACGGGTCAACAAATAGGGAGCTACATAATTGACACTCACTGTACGTTCCAATCCATCTTCGGTGATACAACGTTTCGTTTCCATAGTACCAGCATTGTTCATTAACAAGGTGATAGCTTCTCCACGCTGAAGAAGTTCATTGGCAAAAGAAGCCGTAGAAGATAAAGAAGCAAGATTGACCGGTACTATTTCCAATGCTACATTTCCTGCTTCCCGCATTATTAACTGACGTTTCTCTTCTGCGATTTCAGGATCACGACACGCCATAATGACTTTATATCCGGCGGCAGCAACAGTGCGTGTAATCTCCATTCCCATGCCACCATCTGCTCCGGTTATAACTGCAAGTTTCTGTTTCATTATCCTTTTGCTTCTATTTTTGTAATTTCCCGCTTCAAGCCGGCCGGAAGTTCTTCATTCAAATGCTGATGGCATGCCATTTCAATGGAATACATCCGTGCAATACAGTAATTACTATGTTTACAATTACAGAGTGCTTTCTCCTCTTCACGCATACGGTTGACAAAGCCCGGTTCATTAAGCAGGGCACGTGCCATCTGTACAGCTTCAAAACCATCATTCAGTACCTCATCTATTTTCTCACGCGAAACTAAGCCACCTACATATACCAATGGCATCTTTATTTCTGCTCGAAATTTCAGCGCATCTTCCAGAAAGTAAGCCTCTTTGAAAGGAACGGTAGGTATCATCCACTTCCCTACCATTCGTACTCCATACTTCAGCCACCAGCAATTCATATAATGAGTCATAGAACGGATAGGCATCTGACCACGCATCACATACATAGGAGCCTTACTTAC from Bacteroides sp. MSB163 includes:
- a CDS encoding SDR family oxidoreductase; translated protein: MKQKLAVITGADGGMGMEITRTVAAAGYKVIMACRDPEIAEEKRQLIMREAGNVALEIVPVNLASLSSTASFANELLQRGEAITLLMNNAGTMETKRCITEDGLERTVSVNYVAPYLLTRKLLPLMGKGSRIVNMVSCTYAIGKLDFPDFFLRGKKGAFWRIPIYSNTKLALTLFTIALSKKVKEKGIIVNAADPGIVSTKIITMHMWFDPLTDIFFRPFIRTPRQGAATAISLLLDEDAGKRTGTLNVSCHPKQLSEKFFHHVQMKELWDKTEEIVAKWL